The genomic stretch CTATTGAAAAAATACAACAGTGGCTATGATTATTTTCATATTATGTCTATAATGTTATTAAGTGTTTGATTATTCATACGaatgtatttagttgtatttatTGTATTTAATCACATCTAACAATATTGGAATTCGTTAGTATACAAAATTACATATACACAGATATCAATTTGGTACTTTATGAATAGGAAGTATATATGTCAGATTCGTTAAGTTGTCTGATGTATGAACTTTTTCTTTCCAGCTATGCATTAATATGTATTTCAGAAGATTGTGATTGGAGGTTTAAGGCTTCAAGCATTAACAAATCGGAATTATTCAAGGTGAGAGAATTCAATGACAACCATACATGTCCGCTGAAGGATAAAGTGTACGAGCAGCGGCAGGCTAGTAGCAGCCTTATAAGTGGTATTATAAGGACAAAGCTTACAAACCATAAGAGGAAATACACTCCGAGGgacattattgatgatgtgaaatCAGATCTAGGTGTTGATGTTAGCTACATGTTGGCGTGGAGGgctaaagaaaaggcaatgaattTTCTTAGAGGTGAACCGACTGATTCATACAAAAAAATTACCAGGATACTTATATACAATGGATAAGACATATCCAGGTTCTCACATAAGAATGGAAAAATCGTCAAAGAATGAATTCATGTACGTGTATATATCATTGTATGCATTTATAAGGGGGTTTGATCATTATAGACCAATTGTTGTAGTGGACGAAAGTCATCTAAAATCCTATTACACCGGGACATTCGTTTCTGCAAGCACGTTGGATGGTGCAGGTGAGTACCTCAATAATAATACAATTTGTTAATATTTAAAGCATTGGAAAACATGTATTTAAAAACAATTATATTCAATTGTATTAAACAGGTCATATATTGCCACTAGCATACGGTGTTATTGATTCAGAGAACGATGCTGCTTGGAcgtggttctttgagcaattcaagatagCATACGGTGTAAGGGAAAACATGTGCATTTTTTCGGATAGAAATGAGAGCATCATTAAATCTGTATCGAGAGTGTATCCGGATGTACCGCATTGTGCTTGCATATGACATCTATGGAATAACTTATACAAGAAATTCAAAAAGAGCCATGCCAAGTTGAGTGAGATATACTTCTCGATGGCAAAAGCATACACACAAACTGAATTTGATAGTCTGATGGAGAAGGTTGAGAAGGTAGATATTAGGGTGAAAGAATACTTAGAGTTAGCTGGTTACGAAAAGTGGGCTAGGTTGTATGCACCTGTTAACATGGGATGGACAATGACGTCAAATATCGCTGAGTCAATCAATGCAACACTAGTTTCAGCAAGGGAATTGCcaatatatgacttcctcgaagAAGTTAGGAAGATGTTTGGTCGTTGGAATTGTAATAACCGTAAAGAAGCTACTCAGACATACAAGACGCTTGGGAAAAAATACCAGGAAATGCTGGAGTTGAATGAGACCATGTCTACCCATATGACTGTAAGTTAATTTTTTATGGCATTGTTGTATACAACTGAATACAATTTTTTTTAGGCAGAACTACCCGTTATTTTTTATGAATATTTGCTTGAACTAGTAAATAATATAGATGAATACAGGTAAATACATATGATTATTAAGACTGTATGCACGTGATAATGATTACAATGGAATTCAGGTGATTGATACAGTTTAAATTGATTGGAAATACCTGAATACAGTTGCTCAAAAAAGGTTGAATACAAATGCATACAAATGCAGACTGTAGATCAATACACagtaatacagttgaatacagttGCTGGAATCAACTGAATTTAACTGAAATTGGATGAAGTTGCAATTTTCGAAGTTGATAGTAACCATTTAACTCAGTAGTATATATTTGTTAATTCATGTAAATGTGTTCAAAACttatatttctgtttttaaatgtAGGTGGTACCCTCAACTGAATACTTACATACTGTTAACGATGGTGGGAGGAATTACACAGTCTGCCTGCTCGAGAGAAAATGTGTTTGTGGGAGGTTCCAAATTGATGAATTGTCATGCCCACATGCCTGGGCTGTATTGAAGAGCAAGTTTTTAATGCCTGAAGAATATTGCTCTAGCTATTACAAGCCAAATATAATTGTAATGACATACGATGTGCCAGTGTACCCGCTACCGGACAAAAATGACTGGAATATACCAGAGCATGTTGCAGAGGAGGTTGTACTACCACCCAAATGGAAAAGACCTCCTGGAAGGCCAAAGAAGAAGCGCGACAAAAATTTAAGTGAATTGCTGTTGCCGAAAAATCAACATTCATGTAGCATATGTGGGCAGGGAGGACATAACAAACGAACTTGTAGGAATGCTCCACGTAATAAATAGTTGTATTCTGACATGTATTGGTGATTCGACAATTTCTCAACACATATTATGACATTATCAGCtataataaattcttttttcGAAGTAATATATTTTGGAATGACTTTCGTTAATATTTTCTGAATTTATTTAGTtgaagtatttttatatatataaatatatatgaaGTGGCTGTGAGAGTATCTT from Nicotiana sylvestris chromosome 12, ASM39365v2, whole genome shotgun sequence encodes the following:
- the LOC104249983 gene encoding uncharacterized protein; amino-acid sequence: MEKSSKNEFMYVYISLYAFIRGFDHYRPIVVVDESHLKSYYTGTFVSASTLDGAGHILPLAYGVIDSENDAAWTWFFEQFKIAYGKFKKSHAKLSEIYFSMAKAYTQTEFDSLMEKVEKVDIRVKEYLELAGYEKWARLYAPVNMGWTMTSNIAESINATLVSARELPIYDFLEEVRKMFGRWNCNNRKEATQTYKTLGKKYQEMLELNETMSTHMTAELPVIFYEYLLELVNNIDEYSCSKKVEYKCIQMQTVDQYTVVPSTEYLHTVNDGGRNYTVCLLERKCVCGRFQIDELSCPHAWAVLKSKFLMPEEYCSSYYKPNIIVMTYDVPVYPLPDKNDWNIPEHVAEEVVLPPKWKRPPGRPKKKRDKNLSELLLPKNQHSCSICGQGGHNKRTCRNAPREYNMLNIVEYKLIIQFNSIDFGGIHCNTVEYRSGQLVETVEFN